ttgtggAAGGCGTGATAAATCAATGAATTGAGGGAGCCTAATGTTTTACATGAAAAGGGTATGAGTTATTATTCTATTTCATACAAATTGAAACCGATAAGGCTACAAAATTAAGGCCTAGATTTGCAATGTTTCCGTTGCTTTTATGTGGGTTTTCAGTattgaaattcataatatttttttaaagaaaaaaaaatatgaatgttaATCCTACAGAAAAAGTAAATGAGTAAATGACTAATAGGCATAATATCGGAAACAGTGaggctttgaaattttgattgTCTGTAGAATGTGTTTGGTCAGTTTCTATATGTTTTTTAGTATAAAAGGTTTATGACTGCATGGTGTAACTATTGGGATATCATCATTCCTTAACATAGAAAAGTATGAAGAATCATTGAAGGTTTACTTCTAAAGTATTTGGGCAAGctaaatgagtttcattatcAGCCATGGTCTGCTTctctaatagattaaaattgattttatatcaTTCCTGAATCCTGATTCCTGAGAGGAGATCTATTCGCTAAGGCAACTTCCTTTTCTTATTTGTGCTGACATGTTTTCATCATTACATTTTAAGCAGAAAAAGAGGTTTGATGGCTCACCCAGATCCTCAAAAATCACTTCATTTTACGGCTTGAAGACCCCTCCGTATGAACTTGTAAGTGATTCACTTAGTTGTCTGAATCCATGTCTTAGTTTGGAAATAAGTGTACTGTTTTGTCCTATATGCTTGGATTAGTTGAGTCATCTATTTCAGCATCAAGCTTATCAGAGAAATAATTGCATCTGTAGGTTAAATTGTTATATTCACTTGTGCTCAATCTAGGTGCTAGTTAGTTATAATTACCATTGACCTTCAACCATTGGAAtgatcaagaaaaagaaaaactaggaAAGGGATGACATTACTTTGAACTTTTTGTTTATGGAGAAACATAAATTATCCAACCTTCAGtgaactttaaaatttaaattacgattttgaaataaattgtgACAACTTATTTCTCTTAgctcatttctttttattataaccATCTTGTTTATTGGGACAAAGAGGTATGTCTTATTGGATCTTATATTCTAGAGTAGCTTGTATGATCTTGTTATGATTATAGAAATAAGTAGTGGATCCTATATAATCGAGAATATCTagattttatatctattattagaaatgtttttatttattttatatattcattgtTAGAGGATCTCAAATTTCTTGTATTAATTATATCGATTCCTTTTTTctcaatgcaaaaaaaaaagaaaaaggatcaATGTCTAAAGAACACATTTCTCAATGTCTCTCACTTTTAGGAGTTTTTTTCCAGATTTCAGTAATGGTTGGAGCAGAGCTTCTTACAGAAATGGAAAATAGGAAATGTAGACCATGCAACACCTTTGTCCTGAGGAAGGCCTGTTTGTATAGTTAGCCTGGCCAAACAGCTTACTTCCCCCTCATCAGTTACCTTCCCCTATAATGTACCCCTCCGTCTCCTCTTTCTGCTTGATTTTCATATCCTCCCCTCCAATCTCCTTCTAGCTTTCCTTTTTGTTATGcccctcttctctctcttctactCCCCTCAGCTGCTGTCacatgtttctttcattttgaagaCAAACTAGCATTGTTTCTGGGGTACATTTTCCCGTTCTCCTATTCCTTCAGCCCCTCCTCCCTTTCCTTCTATGTTCTTGCATAATGGGCCCATCACTGCCACTAGTGTAAATGAATTAGTGCTTTGTCTTTAgtattgttagagatattatatttagtttatatttatctcttatctttagttagtttgtttatatttcttatttgtattgtGGGCTTAGCCCATANttcttctattataaatagagaaccctatgtgtggatttaacacaagggagatttcccctcatctctttcactatttcatatggtatcagagcctgaTTCTCTGATTCTTTAGTCATTGTCTTCGCTGTCTGCTGGCGGCCGGCCGCCATGGCCGCCGGCAGCCCTTACTAAAAGTCTTTCAACCTATGTTATTCTGCTGCGACCAAGAAAGGCCATTGCATCTGCAGTGCATCACCGCTACTCGCCGTCGGTCATTATCCTTCGCCGGAACTTCGCCGGACCTTCACCTGACCTTTCGCCGGACCTTTCGTCGGACCCTCGCCGGACCTTTGCCGGAATCTCGCCGGAATCTCGCCGGAACCTCGCCGAAATCTCATCGGAATCTCGCCGGAGTTCCAGAATCAACTGACGACCGCTCCATCCGAATCGCCTCTTGTGGTCGTTGAGGCAATCGGAGCATGttgaatttttagggtttctttctctctcctgtttatccatggcttcttccgtTGCTGTCTCTTCTGACCTCTCTTTTCATCGTTGCGTTTGACCCgtccatatatgcttttttcatggaaaagatggtttgttgttagtttatttatagccgTGGTAGCTCTCCAACAATTATCTCTTTATCCAATGGTGGCATTCTTCAAgggcgatttgcaagaagagatttacatggagcaacctcacATATTTGTTGCTTAGGGGGAGTCATCTGGattggtatgtcgtcttcgcaaatccctatatggcctaaaacagtctcctcgggcctggtttggtaaattcagtggtgttgttcaacaatttggtatgactcGCAGTGAAGCGGATCATTCAGTGTTCTATCACCACTCAAGTGCTGGATAtatctacttaatagtgtatgtcGATGATATTGTTCTCACAGGAAGCGACTACCTTGAcatctctcagatgaaacaacacatttgtcaccattttcaaaccaaagatcttggcaaactccggtactttttgggtattgaagtagcacaatccaatgatggtattgtcatatctcagaggaagtatgcgttagacatcttggaggaaacagggtTAATGAACTGTAAGTCTGTTGAGACACCTACGGATCCTAACATCAAGCTCCTACCAAATCAGGGGGAGCCTTTCTCAGATCCTGAACGTTACAgaagattagttggtaaattaaactatcttactgttacacgtcctgacatttccttcgcagttagtgtggtgagtcaattccttaactccccatgtgaagaccattgggatgcagttgttcgcataatgaagtatattaaaagatcacctggaaaaggtttgctatatggtcctaacaacgatacaaaaatcgtttgttattcagatgctgattgggctggttccccttctgataggaggtctacttctggatattgtgtctctattggtggcaacctgatatcttggaaaagtaagaagcaaagtgttgtggctAGGTCCAGcgcagaagcagaatatagagctatgacatcagctacttgtgagcttgtatggcttaaacaattacttagtgaattgaaatttggagatatcactcacatgacacttatatgtgataatcaagctGCTCTTGATATTAGTGCTAACCCTGTCTTCCATGAcagaaccaagcacattgaagttgattgccattttattagagaaaaaaccATATctggagatatcaagactgagttcgttaactcaagcaaccagttagcagacatattcactaagtccTTGCGAGGACCTAGAATTGATTATCTTTGTAAtaagcttggaacatatgatttgtatgctccagcttgagggggagtgttagagatattatatttagtttatatttatctcttatctttagttagtttgtttatatttcttatttgtattgtgggcttagcccatatttcttctattataaatagagaaccctatgtgtggatttaacacaagggagatttcccctcatctctttcactatttcataagTATCATGTCATTACCCACCAATGTCAATAAAATCTTACTCTCTTTTCCGTCTTCCCTGCTTAGGATCTATAATTTGAcccaaattaattttttgagttATCTATTGTGGATCAAATCGAAAAAAGGTACTGGTTTATTTGCTTAATGTGAAATACAACCTTTTTATAGAGGAAAGAGTTTAGGGAAATAAGAAAGTTTCCATTCACCAAATAAACAACAGTTCTAAATAGCCAATACGACATTGTTATTGAGAATGCTAGTACTATTTTGTGGCCCTTATAAATTGGATGCTCAACATTAAGCACAACAACCAATGTATTCCTGTCAATGATGTATTTGACACAGATACGCttgtatatgttttaaatacaCATTTGTAGGGTATCAGTACTTAAGAGGGCTTAATATAAGCCGAAAGAGTGCTTGTAAATTAGAATTGTTGCTTTTTCGTACAAATAATATTActcctaaattacaatttattgtCATCCTTCGAGTTAAATCTTGTTGTTTCTAGAGGAGGCATTCACCAAACTCCCACATAGAGTAATGTGAAATCGGGGAAAATAAGAAactattatgaaaataaatatttgattttagtgTTTTCTCCCCCAACTTAATAAATCTCTTGGATATATAGGGGTTTGGGTGATTGTTGATGGTTACCAAGATGAATGGTTTAAGGTTGTTTGGCTTGTAGAATGGCTATATCCTTGTGGTCCTTCTTGGTGGGTTTATTCTTGAACGAGAATTTGGTTTTGAGGATGAGTTGGTTGGTGAGATTTTGGAGGGATTGTTGTAAGAATACGGTTTTTGGGGGGGTTCGAATGTTGTAAGAAGGGTAGGAAGTAGGAGTTTTGGGCAACCAGTTTTTCCAAATCGGAAATTTATTCAAAGATATTTTGGAAATGGACTTTGGGGTCGGGTGGGTAAGAGGAAAGGGATTGGGATTGTTGGAGTTGGAACTCTATTGAGGTCTTAAGATGGGAGAAGTGTGAGAGGATGGAGGAGGTGGATTCTGTTGAAGATTCAGAGTTTGTTGTATGGCTTTGGGGGAGCTTCGAAAGCCTTTCCACCATTGCTAAGTGTTTCTTCTGTTTCTTTGTTTCGTCTTTCATGGAGGGTGAGTGTTCTTGTTTCTTGGATTCCTCAAACTCAATTTATAACATATTCTTGGAATTACATGTTTCTTATGCTTTGTTGCTTGATTTCattgtgttttaaaaatttgtttccTTTTGTTCCGATCCCAAGTTCATCGAGTTACATCGTTAGGGTCAATTACCATACATATGAGGTATTGTCCGCTTTGAAGCGTAGAACTTTGTCACGGTTTTGTCCTTAAGAAGCGTTTCGAAGGGTGGAAGGAGTATTTAAACTGCCTTAGACCTCAACTCTTAAGGGATGTGCGACTATTGGGTGTGGTAGGAACATAAGCCCTTAGTCGAGGTCTAAGGGAAATGACTTGTCATCCCCAGTGGAGGGCATAAGGAAACTGATGGTTCGTTAGGGTCAATCACAATACATCTGAGGTTTTGTCCACTTTAAAGTGTGGAACTCTATTATGGTTTTGTCCTTAAAAGGCGTCTCAGAGGGTGTAAGGAATATTTAAACTGCCTTAGGTCTCGACTCCTAAGCAATGTGAGACTATTAGACATGGTAGGAAcatctctaaaaaaataaaggaaacaaCACGTGTCAAACATGTGTGCCACACAATATCTATGAAACACCGTTTGTCACGTATAATTAACTTTAACATCCTTGAAAAATGGGAATTAAAACCAATACTTTTGAAAGTACATAGaccaaaatgtatcaaagtttcGACTAGAGACAATTTCCAATTTTACTTGATAGTTcaggaccaaaaacatatttgtctctatttttatttagtattcaTGGATATAGGCTTTGAGGTGCCAAACCATATCAAATTTATTGTGTACTTTTATTTGAACTATATGCTCTTATTTGTAGGTTTTCCGTTATAAGAgattattttcctattttgtgATTTTCAACAAACCTTAATCCTATAAAAGGCTTATTTATTACCCTTGAAAAATAAGACAGCACGTACCAAGGATCCCACACCCCAACccctttttcttaaaatagcCTCATATATAACATTCCACTAGTATATATAAAtgtcatcatttttatttttatatatttccaaacattaagcatatataaaatatataatttgttatttttccgTGAGTTCGTTTTTAGGAATTGATACTTGAGTACCACTTATTAAAGAACAAGTGTTGTTATAACAAATGTTGATCGAAGCAATTCTCACCCTCACCACTAGTTCAAACTATAAGTTGTATATACATTTGAGTTTCATAAGTTTAACTTGgttatatttaataatgaaattcaattttaatatgatttcttaaaagaaagtactataacatttattttattttgtgggtTGTATATATGCATATGTACCTACTTTAAATGTATCTGACAAATCCTATATTTTTCAAGATGAGAGAAATTGCTATGTTAGACATGTGTTGTATCTGATACTCATATCTGATACTCATATCACATGTGTTGTGTCAACATTGATAATTCTGACTTTATTTTGCTGCTTCAATATTTCTTAGGATGCCTTAGAGCCGCATATGAGTAAGAAGACAATTAACAAGCATTGGGGTGAATATCATCGGAGTCTTTTGGAAGGGTTGAACAAACAGCTAGAGAAGGATGATATACTATATGGTTACACCATGGATGAACTAGTCAAAGTGACATACAACAGTGGAAATCCTTTCCCTGAATTCAACAATGCGGCTGAGGTGCTTGTTAGAATGATTGCTCATAGGCTTTGAACAATAAATCAATTCTGAAATTGCATGCTTTTTCGTAAAACTATTGAAAATGCTCCGTTCTATATTATATAGGAAAATTAGGATATACACAATGTTCACAATATTAAACATCCTCCAAGATTTGCAAATTTACACTCACCTCTCATCTTTCTTCAGAAATTACACTTACTCCCTTTTATCCTTTGTATATGAATGGTATATATGactggaaaagaaaaattgaagaggGAAGTTgagattaattttgttaaatctCAATTAAGTGTAATGTAGTCTGGGTTGTTTTTATTCAAAGAAGTACACAAAAAGTTTCTcttatatatgaattatatcTACGAAGAGCATAGgtataataatcgattacatacaTGTATTCAATGGGAGAGTGAACAATCTTCATGATATGTAAACCAAgggaaaattttattatagcactttaaaaactgaaatttcATCTTTTAGCTTGAAAATTGTAAGGGCTGAAATTAAAGGAACTATGTTAATTGGGTACCTGCCCTAAAAGTCATTGATGTTTTCTTAGTATAAATTGTCATGTTCAGTACCTATCCTATCGCAATAAGCAAGTTACTTGTCAACATATTGACCCCAATCTTAAGTTCAAACCATCCCTGGAACCACAGATATCCTAGTATGtcaaaaatgaatttttcacGCATTTGTTGAGAATGTGAATTTTGGAGTTCTCTCCACTTTTCTACTTacatatctatttttcttttatctattaaaaCTTTAGGGTTCTAAAAGTTGTCTACaaagtgtaaaaataatatgttaggCAATGCCGTTAGTACTCAGTCCTCATTCACAACAGATGCATCAGTTATCTATTTgttaattatacttttagttagTTTTGTAAGATAGTTTCATTAAAGCATGTTGCCCGTAAATAAGAAGAGAGGTGAAGAGGGAGGGATATCTTATCATTTGCAAGAGAATATGCCTTGGGTCTTGGGAGGTGCAGTCCCATGAAGAAGTACTGAGTGTGTGTGAATGTTCTATTCTGTAAAATAGGAAGTTTGTCCCTATATGTCTCTCTGCAATAGAGATATCAAGTTTGTATCACCATAAAAGTACTGATATAACAATCTGAGTTTGAAACCAAACAAATGTAACTGGGAatgaaacaaattaataatcttTGTTCCGTTGGTTCCTGTATCATTTCCATTTGTATTTGtctttatgaaataatttttccttctctagattttagtttttatttcttcaaatatttatctcaattttacttggttgtttgaattttctatagTTGACATGATATTGAGAGTAGTCTGTCCTATCTTGTAATGAAGCTAATCTTGTCTAGTCATCTGTAGTATTGATTAAATTACAATTGTGGTTTGTAGgtgcttttatatttaaatgctGTCTGTAATTAACTCTGCCCCTTCCACAGGTTTGGAACCATGATTTCTTTTGGGAATCCATGCAACCAGGAGGGGGTGATATGCCCAAACTAGGTCTCCTTCAACAGATTGAAAAGGATTTTGGATCATTTatgaattttagagagaagtttGTAGAAGCTTCCCTCACATTATTTGGCTCTGGTTGGGTTTGGCTAGTTTGTAAGTTCATTCCATATTGACCTCCCTATCTGCGGTCTCCCAATccttataaaataatgttttagcTTTTCAAATTGCATATTATCTTCTTAATATGCCAAAAATCCTTGGATTTTCCTTGTAATAAGAGCCTCTATTATGTTTTATCTCGAGTGGTTGTTAATTTCTAATTGAGAATATTTAATGTTCTCTTATTAAGGAGTAACTAGTCTTTTCTCACTAGCTGGTTTAGTTCAAGAACAATTGCAATGTAAGATTTGTTAGGTAGAGTAGAACTGTTctgatatatattattttatatgtaaccttattgtttgatatattgCTCTAACAATGCTGGTGATTGATGCTAATATTCATCGGTTGTTTTagtaaagagagaagaaaaaagactCGAGATAGTCAAAACTCCAAATGCCATTTGCCCAATTGTGTGGAATGACTTAGTAAgttaatttccattttcctccataaaatttatttcatttaatattgtaattgaaTATAATCTTTTCTCATGCAGCCACTTATCAATTTGGATTTGTGGGAggtactctctctctctctctctctctctctctctctctctctctctctctcccccCTCATGCAAATTACTTAATGAAAACCTTTATATAGTCATCACTAACTGACTTTTTTGTCGTTGCTGCAGCATGCATACTATTTGGATTACAGGGTATGTTAAGTATCATAAATCATTGGACATTTTCCATAAGGGTATTAACTTAACATTCATTTTGACTTTTGAACAGAATGATAGAGCAAAGTATGTGGATGTATTTTTGAACCACCTTGTATCTTGGGAAGCTGCAGCAGCCCGATTGACTTTTGCAGAGGCTTTTGTAAACTTGGGAGAACCAAAAATTCCTATTGCATGAAAATACTGAAATGCCTGAAATGCTTAATGATTATAGTAGTAGTAGCTACGGCCATATGGCAACCTAggtggagttggtgaaggaatgAGTTTGCTTCAGTCatcatttacaaattttatagtGCCCCATGTGCTCTCTCTGGTTGTCAAATTTTGCAGTGTTTAGGATTCAGGACAACTTGACATTGGGGGAGATCTAGTGAATAGCAGGCAAGTATTTCAATGTATAACAGTAAAGAAAAACAACCATGATCTTGGACTGATTATAGTCTTATTGTATGAAACTATGAATGCCATAATCAATGTGGAAAGAGactattaaattttgaaacaaagcACCACAATATGCAgtaatattacttgatatggTAATTGACTCTTGCATCCCACAATACTAGAAAAAAGCTCACACCATTCATCATTGCACCACACCACCCTGCCGCTGCTTTCACCGTCCGCCACCACACTGCTCTTCGAAGAAGCCTTTTCCAGAACGTATTTAATGGGTTTCAGAATTCTCCTTTCAGAACACATTTCATGTATGGATATTCTGGACggcattattttaatttttggaattttttttaaatcctatTCCAGAACACATTGTACACATTCCgaaaattattttccaaaaatCACATTCtgaaaatttcttcaaaaattctgttttgaaaattttgttccagaatattattttgaaaagcttATTCGGAAAATTCTctgaattatataattcagaagttacttttcaaaagataaaatgatcGTTTTGAAAGTTTGAAGGGGTGCACGAAGAAATTGTGGGAGTACAAGGactatgataaaaataaaactcaaagcCCTTTTAGATATGTTCTGTGAAACATGTGAAATCACACTCACACAAGTCAGAAagaatatatcaaattaaatttttctggAATACTCTAATATTTATTGGATTGAACATTCAAAATAATGTGTTACAAAATATACAATCTGAAATGTTTCATCAAATTCAAAagtatattctaaattattaaataaaaaatgcatataTAAATGTGTTGGAATGTTTAATTCGGTGTTACAGGGGAATTAGAAAAGAGAATAGGAGACAAGAAAGAAAGGATGTGAAATTAAGGTTTTAGagtttctaataaatttttaatgaagggtaaaaaaggaatataaaatttatggaTGGTTTATGGAAgatttgtataaataaaatgaccttttattttaattattttattttataatattatataataaatggtGTGGTGTTATTACCATGATGATGTGAGAAAGTGGGAATAAGGTGTTgaaaaatcaaaggaaaagAAGGAGCATGGTGTGTACGTAAATTGTGTGTACGTAAATTGTGGTGGAGTTTGTGAAgagagaaagtaaaataaagtagCATGGGTGAATAGGTATAGGACCGTGAGTTAAATGaaggagagaaaagagaaaatgggTGGTGTTAGAAGGGGTAGTGTTACTTAAAAAGAGATGGTGCATGGCAGAGAGATTAGTAATCTTAACTTAGAAAAGTGAGTAAAAGTAATAGAATGAGAGTGGGTCCACGGGTTTTGAGAAAAGAGGtaggaaaaagagagagagagagagaggaaataGTAGTTActcaaaaaccaaagaaaaaagagagagaaatagagTTTTGGATGAGAAATGAATGTGTTTTGTGGGTTTTACTTGGTGAGAGAAATATgggttttgttttaattctaaAAGGATTAATGAACCCACTTGtgttagtaaaatataaaaagaaatgctatttaagataaaaggatataaattaaaaagggTGGGTTGTTATGTGTTGTGAATTTGGTGTAAATGGAGtacattataaatatttgtttagtgGAGAAGTTATGAAATTAATAATCTAAGGGGATGCGTTactagaaaaatattaaattatttaattgtgaaaatttatttctttaattatttataaattttaattaattgttgggCAATGAATTTGGTTAACTTATATATGTTATTGTGAAATATGTATGATTGTGATGATGTGGTTGTGGGAGTAAGCACTTTGTTATTTTCTTGGAATTTTGTCGAACGGATAATGTTCGAATTGCGATATGATAGTGTGTTGGGTCTCTACAGAGACagagattcgagtgtcaccctaCCTCGTGCACAAGGACTTGAGAGAGTTGAATGTCTCGCCCAATGACTTCGACTCGTGTTGAGTAAAGTTCATCGGTGCACGTAGGTGTTTCTACTCATTAGTCCTTGAGGAGTCGGGGAGATTGGTCTGAAGTTTTGATGAAGACGTCGTGAATCGCCCTGTTTTGCGAAACAGGTTTAGTAggacaaaattcaaggaaacaacATAAACTTGTATGTATGATCCTTGTTATGAGTTTAAAACCGAGATGTGTTGTAATGTATATAACTATGATGGTTTGAGTAGTGTATTGAGATGTAAAGTGATGTCAGCGTTATGAGTTGTGTATTTAGATGTAATGTGATGTCGGAGTTATGAGTTGAGTATTAAATATAATGTGATATAACAACTGGTATGGTTTGTGATTTAATGATATTACACTGAATAGTATGTTATGTTATGTTCTTAATTACTCACCCTTtccttttgtggttgtggttccacCTGCAATGATGAGATATGGGAATTATCTACGgggaatttatcatgttttaaagttattttatgtttttgaataatGTATTAGATATTTGTGAGGATTGAACTTTAGGTTGTAAGACATTTGAACTTTTGAGGTTTTGTTTTTGCGATGTTgtttaaatgagaaaaaaaaatggcgTAAGTTTTcgattttattaattaacaagtGGCACTCTGTTAGGGATGTTACGttataggaagaaaaaaaggagtGTAGGAAGAAAAGTCTTCATTAACATACAATATATACTTGCATAAGTCCACAATCATTTAAGTTTACATTTCGCCTAAATTTATATTTGGGAAGGGAAAATTCtcatattaagtttttaatgaCTTTTTCATCAACTTCCAAATAATAGACATGAAGACAAATGTGAAGGAAAGCGAGTTTGACGAGTGAAGATTGAAAGTTTTAGTAGAAAAGAAGTTAATCAAACTCATTTGTACATTTTAAACAACACAAAGGATGACATTCCTTACATTTCACAACAAATTGATGAAATTAAGTCTGCACATCCACGTATGAGTGAAAAGTAGAAACTTTATGAACATAACAAATCCTTTTTAActtggtttaagaaaaagatttacgCGACTCCAAATGTTTCGGAAAATTTATTGAGACTAGCTCGTGGACCTAACACCGATGTGATCACTTTCAGCAGCTATTTGtcaagtccctgacaagtgtaccagatcgttatcaagtaatataaaacgggtaagtccgagtatcgtttcccaaaggactcttaggccttaactttcatgtaaaccaatcgcataagacttgagagaagaattaaatttaggttttgtatgcaaagaacaaaagtaaacatgcaaaatgcagtgaatcaattggctagaaaagactatagatgaatggagttgttggggtttacaatttcatcttatccaccctcttatatatactcttcttatctaattttcttatttatcataaTGTCATGCAAAATttttagtctaccctaaacccaatctcttggcaaaaagagcctattactaattactggcttgctatctctagcctcccctagtaactaataatgcatgataaacggaagcaaaatacaattgatcgtccttcccctatctctaggcggtattagcataatcaaggaattccccctagttcatgacattactgtacgtctccgtatcaataaagacaaacaacatttaccgaatgagttaaacgataaaagcattaagcaaaggtaaggaacccaacaattgataaagtaagcatatgcaagcatataaagaagataagaattttgatataagagagtttcaaaagattacattgttccccaacaacctagggtttagttcaccatggacatggtgaatctagatgaaaaataatgaaagaatggaagaaaaaaccctaaatttggtagattggaNcctaagcatccaaggaacctcctctaaggtgtgtagaactgctctggacgtctctatCTGccaaaaagattacaatttgaatcgcactaggtctatttatagataaaaaagtaacagaatttaagcccaataaaaacagataaccgtTCAACGCCTAAATAAACTGCTCAGCAGTTTCCCTctagtcgcgccaccgctc
Above is a genomic segment from Vigna radiata var. radiata cultivar VC1973A chromosome 10, Vradiata_ver6, whole genome shotgun sequence containing:
- the LOC106775087 gene encoding superoxide dismutase [Fe] 3, chloroplastic isoform X1; the encoded protein is MASCYFNPISTSPHLVSANLSRKFKIPKLLHRQKKRFDGSPRSSKITSFYGLKTPPYELDALEPHMSKKTINKHWGEYHRSLLEGLNKQLEKDDILYGYTMDELVKVTYNSGNPFPEFNNAAEVWNHDFFWESMQPGGGDMPKLGLLQQIEKDFGSFMNFREKFVEASLTLFGSGWVWLVLKREEKRLEIVKTPNAICPIVWNDLPLINLDLWEHAYYLDYRNDRAKYVDVFLNHLVSWEAAAARLTFAEAFVNLGEPKIPIA
- the LOC106775087 gene encoding superoxide dismutase [Fe] 3, chloroplastic isoform X2, with protein sequence MASCYFNPISTSPHLVSANLSRKFKIPKLLHRKKRFDGSPRSSKITSFYGLKTPPYELDALEPHMSKKTINKHWGEYHRSLLEGLNKQLEKDDILYGYTMDELVKVTYNSGNPFPEFNNAAEVWNHDFFWESMQPGGGDMPKLGLLQQIEKDFGSFMNFREKFVEASLTLFGSGWVWLVLKREEKRLEIVKTPNAICPIVWNDLPLINLDLWEHAYYLDYRNDRAKYVDVFLNHLVSWEAAAARLTFAEAFVNLGEPKIPIA